One stretch of uncultured Methanobrevibacter sp. DNA includes these proteins:
- a CDS encoding thymidylate kinase → MKKFIVIDGLDGSGKDTQVRLLAEMYEKQGKSVVVRSHPCSDNRFGRRSKQALLKEGKLYHILATLNFGLDAIRSVHMYYYRRDCDVLIFSRYILAVMYLPNGINTIVYKLVAFILPTSNLMFFLDITPEESLRRIGSRDEEKEMFENIDALKESREKSRKFTYNWNVIPADGTPEEISQKIRAICLESK, encoded by the coding sequence ATGAAGAAGTTTATTGTCATAGACGGATTGGACGGGTCAGGTAAAGACACACAGGTAAGACTACTTGCTGAGATGTATGAAAAGCAGGGAAAAAGTGTTGTTGTAAGGTCCCATCCATGCAGTGACAATAGATTTGGCAGACGCTCAAAACAGGCCCTTCTAAAGGAGGGCAAATTGTATCACATCCTTGCAACTCTTAATTTCGGTCTTGATGCAATAAGATCGGTACATATGTATTATTATCGCAGGGACTGTGATGTTCTAATTTTTTCAAGATACATTCTGGCGGTGATGTACTTGCCGAATGGAATCAATACAATTGTATACAAACTCGTGGCTTTCATTCTTCCTACTTCCAATTTGATGTTCTTTTTGGACATTACTCCCGAGGAGTCACTTAGAAGAATAGGCTCACGTGATGAAGAAAAAGAGATGTTTGAAAATATCGATGCGCTAAAGGAAAGTCGTGAAAAATCACGGAAATTCACATATAACTGGAATGTGATTCCCGCCGACGGCACACCTGAGGAAATTTCACAAAAAATAAGGGCAATATGCCTTGAAAGTAAATGA